In Hyla sarda isolate aHylSar1 unplaced genomic scaffold, aHylSar1.hap1 scaffold_667, whole genome shotgun sequence, a single window of DNA contains:
- the LOC130343137 gene encoding gastrula zinc finger protein XlCGF67.1-like yields the protein MLSMNYKEEDGEIMEHFSGEDGEIMERSSGEDGEIMERSSGEDILTPNVHPDLLYNNPPDQPHIVTTRTDQKGGKRFRCDECGKEFTRNSSLSTHKKIHKGEKPYSCSECGKCFILKSGLNQHERSHTGERPYSCSECGKCFTDKSNLSRHERSHTGEKPYLCSECGKRFTTSTYLQVHQRIHTGEKPFACTECGKCFKEKHSLVNHKRIHKGVPTLQCSYCVKHQRIHTGEKPFLCSECGKCFKDKSFLLKHEKNHKGEKPF from the coding sequence ATGTTATCGATGAATTATAAagaagaagatggagagatcatggagcacttctcaggagaagatggagagatcatggagcgctcctcaggagaagatggagagatcatggagcgatCCTCAGGAGAAGACatccttacccctaatgtccatccagatctattATATAATAATCCCCCTGACCAACCGcacattgttaccacaaggacagaTCAGAAAGGGGGGAAAAGATTTCGTTGTGATGAATGTGGGAAAGAGTTTACAAGAAATTCAAGTCTttctacacacaaaaaaattcacaAAGGAGAGaaaccgtattcatgttcagaatgtgggaaatgttttatcctTAAATCAGGTCTTAATcaacatgagagaagtcacacaggggagagaccatattcatgttcagaatgtgggaaatgtttcacaGATAAATCTAATCTTTCtagacatgagagaagtcacacaggagagaagccgtatttatgttcagaatgtgggaaacgttttACAACCAGCACTTATCTCCAGgttcatcagagaattcacacaggggagaagccatttgcatgcacagaatgtgggaaatgttttaaagaaaaacacaGTCTTGTTAATCATAAGAGAATTCACAAAGGAGTGCCCACACTTCAGTGTTCATATTGTGttaaacatcagagaattcacacaggagagaagccatttttatgttctgaatgtgggaaatgttttaaggACAAATCATTTCTTCTTAAACATGAGAAAAATCAcaaaggagagaagccattttga
- the LOC130343135 gene encoding oocyte zinc finger protein XlCOF7.1-like has translation MEKDRNEITKRILHFTLEILHLLTGEDYTIVKKTWGECVAPRSNLHESGGQSRAQGPIPEPPPLSLIHEKKILELTHRITELLTGEVPIRCQDVAVYFSMEEWEYIEGHKDLYQDIVMMEDHRPLTSQDFSSLRSPLPLYSQDCLEEKQNVPLDHQGGDGALVIDLYEPPLVNDKDQTLGSHRPHRLLPTDEDVTRGSHRSHLLLSTDENQITRSHRHLLLPPDEDVTRGSNRHLLPPDEDMTKGSNRHLLLPPDEEVTGGSHRHLLPPDEDVTKGSHRPHLLLSTDKDQTTGSHRHLLISPDEDVTRGSHRHLLPADENMIKGSNRHLLLPPDEEVTRGSHRHLLPPDEDVTRGSHRHLLPPDEDVTTGSHRPHLLLSTDKDGTRGSHRHLSTDEDVTRGSDSHLLLPPDEDVTRASHRHLLLSPHEDMSIGSDRHLLHPDKDVTRGSNRLLLSPNEDKTRGSHRPHVLPPNSGTENKVSRIGQKTTGHRPETMFACSECGKRFKKKSYLSMHNRIHVDERPYSCSECGKSFTRKSHLVGHQKTHTQEKPFSCQECGKWFKLKHHLERHESSHTGEKPYSCPECGKCFSQKSNIMEHLRSHTGEKPYSCSDCSKCFRQKSGLLKHQRGHTGEKPYACSECGKRFMVKGPLERHQRTHTGERPFSCSECEKCFTHKSALVEHLRTHTGEKTFSCPKCAKCFSQKSSVVEHLRIHNGEKPHSCPECGKCLTHKSSLVEHLRTHTGERPFTCTECGKCFTQKSGLVKHQRLHTGEMPC, from the exons gattacaccatagtgaagaagacatggggggagtgtgtggcccccagAAGCAATCTCCATGAGTCAGGAGGACAGAGCAGGGCCCAGGGCCCCATCCCAGAGCCTCCACCTCTCTCACTGATACATGAGAAGAAGATCCTGGAACTTAcccacaggatcactgagctgctgactggagag gttcctataaggtgtcaggatgtggcggtctatttctccatggaggagtgggagtatatagaaggacacaaggatctgtaccaggacatagtcatgatggaggatcaccggcccctcacatcacaag ATTTCTCCAGTCTGAGAAGTCCCcttcctctgtattcccaggactgtctgGAGGAGAAACAGAATGTCCCACTGGATCACCAG ggaggtgacgGTGCATTGGTGATCGATCTCTATGAACCCCCATTGGTGAACG ATAAAGACCAGACACTAGGATCTCATAGACCTCATCGCCTCTTACCTACAGATGAAGACGTGACAAGAGGATCTCATAGATCTCATCTCCTCCTATCTACAGATGAAAACCAGATAACAAGATCTCATAGACATCTCCTCCTACCTCCAGATGAAGACGTGACAAGAGGATCTAATAGACATCTACTACCTCCAGATGAAGACATGACAAAAGGATCTAATAGACATCTCCTCCTACCTCCAGATGAAGAGGTGACGGGAGGATCTCATAGACATCTCCTACCGCCAGATGAAGATGTGACAAAAGGATCTCATAGACctcatctcctcctctctacagatAAAGACCAGACAACAGGATCTCATAGACATCTCCTCATATCTCCAGATGAAGATGTGACAAGAGGATCTCATAGACATCTCCTACCTGCAGATGAAAACATGATAAAAGGATCTAATAGACATCTCCTCCTACCTCCAGATGAAGAGGTGACAAGAGGATCTCATAGACATCTCCTACCTCCAGATGAAGACGTGACAAGAGGATCTCATAGACATCTGCTACCTCCAGATGAAGACGTGACAACAGGATCTCATAGACCTCATCTCCTCCTATCTACAGATAAAGATGGGACAAGAGGATCTCATAGACATCTGTCTACAGATGAAGACGTGACAAGAGGATCTGATAGCCATCTCCTCCTACCTCCAGATGAAGACGTGACGAGAGCATCTCATAGACATCTCCTCCTATCTCCACATGAAGACATGTCTATAGGATCTGATAGACATCTCCTACATCCAGATAAAGATGTGACAAGAGGTTCTAATAGACTTCTCTTGTCTCCCAATGAAGACAAGACAAGAGGATCTCATAGACCTCATGTCCTACCTCCTAATTCTGGAACAGAAAATAAGGTATCAAGGATTGGCCAAAAAACAACTGGACATAGACCAGAGACAATGTttgcatgttcagaatgtggtaaacgTTTTAAAAAGAAATCTTACCTTTCCATGCACAACAGAATTCATGTAGATGAaaggccatattcatgttcagaatgtgggaaatctttCACAAGAAAATCTCATCTTGTTGGACAtcagaaaacacacacacaagagaAACCGTTCTCATGCCAGGAATGTGGGAAGTGGTTTAAGCTCAAACACCATCTGGAGAGACATGAgagcagtcacacaggggagaagccatattcatgtcccgaatgtgggaaatgttttagtcaAAAATCCAATATTATGGAACATTtacgaagtcacacaggagagaagccatactcGTGTTCAGATTGCAGCAAATGCTTTAGGCAGAAATCGGGTCTTCTCAAACATCAGAGAGGTCACACGGGAGAGAAGCCATATGCATGTTCGGAATGCGGGAAACGCTTTATGGTTAAAGGTCCTCTCGAGAGAcaccagagaactcacacaggggagaggccgttttcctgttcagaatgtgaaaaatgttttacccATAAATCTGCTCTGGTGGAACATCTGAGAACTCACACCGGAGAAAAAACGTTCTCATGTCCTAAATGCGCAAAATGTTTTAGTCAGAAATCAAGTGTAGTAGAACATCTTCGAATACACAACGGAGAGAAGCCACATTCGtgtccagaatgtggaaaatgtttaacCCATAAATCTAGTCTTGTGGAACATCtacgaactcacacaggggaaaggCCTTTTACATGTACTGAGTGTGGGAAGTGTTTTACCCAGAAATCtggtcttgttaaacatcagagaTTGCACACAGGGGAAATGCCATGTTAA